One genomic segment of Vulcanisaeta thermophila includes these proteins:
- a CDS encoding phosphoribosyltransferase family protein — protein MLPGKRVVKYDGRLTHRVEIAGLVRELPVVFIGKVEINGLNYNAWIASDADLVLGDVEFIGAVARDLAELLRGYDFDMIVTPESKSIALTYALARELGLPSFIVARKDVKSYMRDYLTVKVNSITTGREQVLVIDGGARGRVSGRRVCLFDDVVSTGSTMKALETLIKMVGADVVCRASIWLEGPWVSDDYVIHLGELPIFVDS, from the coding sequence ATGTTGCCGGGTAAGAGGGTCGTTAAGTATGATGGGCGATTAACGCATAGGGTTGAAATAGCAGGCTTGGTTAGGGAGTTGCCCGTTGTTTTCATTGGTAAGGTTGAGATAAATGGACTTAACTACAATGCCTGGATAGCCTCTGATGCCGACCTGGTTCTCGGCGATGTTGAGTTCATAGGCGCCGTTGCTAGGGACCTCGCGGAATTATTGAGGGGTTACGACTTCGACATGATAGTCACGCCCGAGTCCAAGTCCATCGCCCTCACCTACGCCCTGGCCCGTGAGCTTGGCCTTCCCTCATTCATTGTGGCCAGGAAGGATGTTAAGTCCTACATGAGGGATTACCTAACGGTTAAGGTTAACTCCATAACCACTGGGAGGGAGCAGGTGTTGGTTATTGATGGGGGTGCCAGGGGTAGGGTTAGTGGTAGGAGGGTTTGCCTATTTGATGATGTGGTCTCGACAGGCAGTACCATGAAGGCCCTGGAGACGTTGATTAAGATGGTTGGTGCTGATGTTGTGTGTAGGGCATCAATATGGCTTGAGGGTCCCTGGGTTAGTGATGATTACGTAATCCACCTGGGTGAGTTGCCCATCTTCGTTGATTCATAG